In Chromatiaceae bacterium, a single genomic region encodes these proteins:
- the rpsF gene encoding 30S ribosomal protein S6: MRHYEVVFLVHPDQSEQVPAMVDRYRATIEGSGGTIHRLEDWGRRQLAYPINKIHKAHYVMMNIECGAEALAELESAFRFNDAVLRNLVIRRKNAITEASPLAKDDDKEDSHTPAPAREEAAAGQESA, translated from the coding sequence ATGCGTCACTACGAAGTAGTGTTTCTGGTCCATCCGGACCAGAGCGAGCAGGTGCCCGCGATGGTCGACCGTTACCGCGCGACCATAGAGGGCAGCGGCGGCACCATCCATCGCCTGGAAGACTGGGGTCGTCGGCAGCTCGCTTACCCGATCAACAAGATCCACAAAGCGCACTATGTGATGATGAACATCGAGTGCGGTGCGGAAGCACTGGCCGAGTTGGAGAGCGCGTTCCGCTTCAACGATGCCGTGCTGCGCAACCTGGTGATCCGTCGCAAGAATGCGATCACAGAGGCGTCGCCGTTGGCCAAAGACGACGACAAAGAAGACAGCCACACCCCGGCGCCCGCGCGTGAAGAAGCGGCTGCCGGGCAAGAATCCGCCTGA
- a CDS encoding 30S ribosomal protein S18 yields MSRFFRRRKFCRFSAEGTVEIDYKDLNLLKQYVSESGKIVPSRITGTSAKYQRQLADAVKRARFLALLPYSDSH; encoded by the coding sequence ATGTCACGTTTTTTCCGTCGCCGTAAGTTCTGCCGGTTCTCAGCCGAAGGCACGGTCGAGATCGATTACAAGGACCTGAACCTGCTGAAACAGTACGTCAGCGAGTCGGGCAAGATCGTGCCGAGCCGGATCACCGGTACCAGTGCGAAGTACCAGCGTCAGCTGGCGGACGCGGTCAAGCGCGCCCGTTTCCTGGCGCTGCTGCCGTATTCGGACAGTCACTGA
- the rplI gene encoding 50S ribosomal protein L9, whose amino-acid sequence MEVILLEKVANLGGLGERVSVKSGFGRNFLIPQGKAVFASAENIKVFEERRAELEQQAADKLAAAEARKAQIEALGSVTIGHKAGEEGRLFGSVGTSDIANACVAADVEVAKSEVRLPEGPFRVAGEYQVELHLHTDVDATLTVKVVAED is encoded by the coding sequence ATGGAAGTCATTCTTCTGGAAAAAGTGGCCAACCTGGGTGGCCTGGGTGAGCGGGTCTCGGTGAAATCCGGTTTCGGTCGGAACTTTCTGATTCCTCAGGGCAAAGCGGTTTTCGCGAGCGCCGAGAACATCAAGGTCTTCGAGGAGCGCAGGGCCGAGCTGGAACAGCAGGCCGCTGACAAGCTCGCGGCGGCAGAGGCTCGCAAGGCGCAGATCGAAGCGCTCGGCAGCGTTACCATTGGCCACAAGGCCGGTGAAGAAGGGCGCCTGTTCGGCTCCGTCGGCACCAGCGACATCGCCAACGCGTGTGTTGCCGCCGACGTCGAGGTCGCCAAGTCGGAGGTGCGTCTGCCGGAAGGTCCATTCCGGGTCGCCGGTGAGTATCAGGTCGAGCTGCATCTGCACACCGACGTCGATGCGACGCTCACCGTGAAGGTCGTCGCCGAAGACTGA
- the dnaB gene encoding replicative DNA helicase has protein sequence MTEQAGDPQMEALRLPPHSTQGEQAVLGGLMLDNGAWDKIADLIVEQDFYRREHQLIFSAISSLADADQPFDVVTLAEELDRKDVLQDVGGLAYLGMLANDTPSAANIQAYAAIVREQSVIRQLIRVGGLIADAGYRPKGRKVHELLDHAENMVFQIAEQQARGGGGFRSISRLLTETINRIEELYGSDDALTGVSSGFTDFDGKTSGLQKSDLIIVAGRPSMGKTTFAMNVAENVALTSGLPVAIFSMEMPGEALTMRMISSLGRVNQQAVRSGKLEDDDWPRITSAVNLLNNTKLFIDDTPALTPTELRARCRRLTKEHGTLGLVVIDYLQLMQAPDVGENRATEISAISRALKALAKELKVPVVALSQLNRSLEQRPNKRPVMSDLRESGAIEQDADLIVFIYRDEVYNEDSPDKGKAEIIIGKQRNGPIGTVMLTFQGQFTRFDNFAYDVYGDDQY, from the coding sequence ATGACCGAGCAGGCCGGCGACCCTCAGATGGAGGCGCTGCGTCTACCGCCGCATTCGACCCAGGGCGAGCAGGCGGTGCTCGGCGGTCTGATGCTCGACAATGGCGCCTGGGACAAGATCGCCGACCTGATCGTGGAGCAGGACTTCTACCGCCGGGAACACCAGCTGATCTTTTCGGCGATCTCCAGCCTGGCCGATGCCGATCAGCCGTTCGATGTCGTCACGCTGGCCGAGGAACTGGATCGCAAGGATGTGCTGCAGGACGTCGGTGGACTCGCCTATCTCGGCATGCTGGCCAACGACACGCCGAGCGCGGCGAACATCCAGGCCTATGCGGCGATCGTGCGTGAACAGTCGGTGATCCGCCAGCTGATCCGGGTGGGCGGCCTGATCGCCGATGCGGGCTACCGGCCGAAGGGCCGCAAGGTCCACGAGTTGCTCGATCACGCCGAGAACATGGTGTTCCAGATCGCCGAGCAACAGGCACGTGGCGGCGGTGGGTTCCGCTCCATCTCACGCCTCCTGACCGAGACGATCAACCGCATCGAAGAGCTGTACGGCAGCGACGACGCTCTGACCGGTGTCTCCAGCGGCTTCACGGATTTCGACGGCAAGACCTCCGGCTTGCAGAAGTCCGACCTGATCATCGTTGCGGGCCGGCCATCGATGGGCAAGACCACATTCGCGATGAACGTCGCCGAAAACGTCGCGCTGACGTCGGGCCTGCCGGTCGCGATTTTCTCCATGGAGATGCCGGGCGAGGCGCTGACGATGCGCATGATCTCTTCGCTCGGTCGGGTGAATCAGCAGGCGGTGCGTTCCGGCAAGCTCGAGGACGATGATTGGCCGCGCATCACCTCGGCGGTCAACCTGCTCAACAACACCAAGTTGTTCATCGACGACACACCGGCGCTGACGCCGACCGAGCTGCGCGCACGCTGCCGCCGTCTGACCAAGGAGCACGGTACCCTGGGACTGGTGGTGATCGATTATCTGCAGCTGATGCAGGCGCCCGACGTCGGCGAGAATCGCGCGACCGAGATCTCCGCGATCTCCCGCGCCTTGAAGGCGCTGGCCAAGGAACTCAAGGTGCCTGTGGTCGCGTTGTCGCAGCTCAACCGTTCGCTCGAACAGCGACCCAACAAGCGTCCCGTGATGTCGGATCTGCGCGAGTCGGGGGCAATCGAGCAGGATGCGGACCTGATCGTGTTCATCTACCGCGACGAGGTGTACAACGAGGACAGTCCGGACAAGGGCAAGGCCGAGATCATCATCGGCAAGCAGCGTAACGGCCCGATCGGCACCGTGATGCTGACCTTCCAGGGGCAGTTCACGCGCTTCGACAATTTCGCCTATGACGTCTATGGCGACGACCAGTATTGA
- the radA gene encoding DNA repair protein RadA, whose amino-acid sequence MSKAAKTVYVCGACGAQSPKWAGQCSECGAWNTLQETLAAPSAKADTRFSGYAGDGDGARIRSLSEIAVHTTERLSTGLDELDRVLGGGLVPGSVVLIGGDPGIGKSTLLIQALALLAERLPALYISGEESGEQIGLRARRLGLPTEGLRLLTETCVERILALLAKERPRVLVLDSIQTFYTETLQSAPGSVAQVRESAARLVRFAKQTGSALFLVGHVTKEGALAGPRVLEHMVDTVLYFEGESGGPFRLVRAIKNRFGAVNELGVFAMTDRGLREVSNPSAIFLSRHEQQVAGSCILVTREGTRPLLVEVQALVDQSPLANPRRIALGLEQNRLSMLLAVLHRHGGVGMFDQDVFLNVVGGVRVTETAADLPVLLAALSSFRDRPLAGDLAAFGEVGLAGEIRPVPNGQERLREAAKHGFTRAIVPKANAPKKKIAGLEVIGVSRVGEAIEVIE is encoded by the coding sequence TTGAGCAAGGCCGCGAAGACCGTCTACGTCTGCGGCGCCTGCGGCGCCCAGTCACCCAAGTGGGCGGGGCAATGCAGCGAGTGCGGCGCCTGGAACACGCTGCAGGAGACGCTCGCCGCGCCGTCGGCCAAGGCCGACACACGGTTCTCCGGTTATGCAGGGGATGGCGATGGCGCGCGTATCCGCAGTCTTTCCGAGATCGCGGTGCACACCACCGAAAGGCTGTCGACCGGCCTCGATGAACTTGACCGGGTGCTCGGCGGCGGACTGGTGCCCGGTTCGGTCGTGCTGATCGGTGGTGACCCCGGTATCGGCAAGTCGACGCTGCTGATCCAGGCGCTGGCACTGCTCGCCGAACGTCTGCCGGCGCTGTACATCAGCGGCGAAGAGTCGGGAGAACAGATCGGCCTGCGCGCGCGGCGCCTCGGCCTGCCGACCGAGGGGCTGCGCCTGCTGACCGAGACCTGTGTCGAACGCATCCTCGCGCTGCTCGCGAAGGAGCGGCCGCGCGTACTGGTACTCGATTCGATCCAGACCTTCTACACCGAGACGCTGCAGTCGGCGCCCGGCTCGGTGGCCCAGGTGCGCGAATCGGCGGCGCGCCTGGTGCGCTTCGCCAAACAGACCGGCAGCGCCCTGTTCCTGGTCGGTCACGTCACCAAGGAAGGCGCCCTGGCCGGTCCGCGCGTGCTCGAACACATGGTCGACACGGTGCTGTACTTCGAGGGCGAGAGCGGCGGGCCTTTTCGGCTGGTGCGTGCCATCAAGAACCGTTTCGGGGCGGTCAACGAACTGGGCGTGTTCGCGATGACCGACCGTGGCCTGCGCGAGGTCAGCAATCCGTCCGCGATCTTCCTGTCGCGTCATGAACAGCAGGTGGCGGGGAGTTGCATACTGGTCACCCGCGAAGGCACGCGGCCACTGTTGGTCGAGGTGCAGGCCCTGGTCGATCAGAGTCCCCTGGCGAATCCGCGTCGCATTGCGCTCGGTCTGGAACAGAACCGCCTGTCGATGCTGCTCGCGGTGTTGCACCGACACGGTGGCGTCGGCATGTTCGATCAGGACGTGTTCCTGAACGTCGTCGGTGGCGTGCGGGTCACCGAGACCGCGGCCGATCTGCCGGTGCTGCTCGCAGCGCTGTCGAGCTTCCGCGACCGGCCGCTCGCGGGTGATCTCGCGGCCTTCGGTGAGGTCGGGCTGGCCGGGGAGATCCGTCCGGTACCGAACGGGCAGGAGCGCCTGCGCGAGGCGGCCAAGCACGGTTTCACCCGGGCGATCGTGCCCAAGGCCAATGCGCCGAAAAAGAAGATCGCCGGGTTGGAGGTGATTGGGGTGAGCCGGGTCGGCGAGGCGATCGAGGTGATCGAGTGA
- a CDS encoding cytochrome c has protein sequence MKTSIFRRVLGIAIVGAGILSSGSVAAGWYGDPWSRPYGSGAVTYQRQTVMRDHGYVMKQLSDMFDGRRSFNRDEAARLARELQQGFGDNLIRNFPPGTMVAGSRTLPATWRHFDTFVAYAKGAEGAAYRLAEVLAQPPSGDDADNAGTRIPPMGMGPGRRGPWQPGYRGPAGAGQRPGERIPLDAVREFGELNANCHSCHMLFRGGRW, from the coding sequence ATGAAAACGTCAATCTTCCGCAGGGTGTTGGGCATCGCCATCGTCGGAGCAGGGATCCTGTCGTCGGGATCGGTGGCCGCCGGCTGGTACGGTGATCCCTGGTCCCGGCCATACGGCTCCGGGGCCGTGACCTACCAACGCCAGACCGTGATGCGCGACCACGGGTACGTGATGAAGCAGCTTTCGGACATGTTCGACGGCCGGCGGTCGTTCAACCGCGACGAGGCGGCCCGCCTCGCCCGGGAACTGCAGCAGGGCTTCGGCGACAATCTGATCAGGAATTTCCCCCCGGGGACCATGGTCGCCGGGTCACGCACACTGCCGGCAACCTGGCGGCACTTCGACACCTTCGTGGCCTATGCCAAAGGGGCCGAAGGTGCGGCATACAGGCTTGCCGAGGTACTGGCGCAGCCGCCGAGCGGGGACGACGCGGATAACGCCGGCACCCGGATCCCGCCGATGGGCATGGGGCCGGGCCGCAGGGGGCCCTGGCAGCCTGGCTACCGGGGACCGGCGGGCGCGGGTCAGCGCCCCGGCGAACGCATCCCGCTCGATGCGGTCCGCGAGTTCGGCGAGCTCAACGCGAACTGCCATTCCTGCCATATGCTGTTTCGCGGCGGTCGCTGGTAG
- a CDS encoding PilZ domain-containing protein — MSNPADERRRFHRIATDKPVKITAGSAVHPGTVLDLSLRGLLFEVADDWQPTSGTAISALLELDGELCCIQMEGEVAHVEGNHVGMHCTAIDLDSASRLRRMVELNLADEQLLERDLAELIAG, encoded by the coding sequence ATGTCCAACCCTGCCGACGAGCGCCGCCGCTTCCATCGCATCGCCACCGACAAACCGGTGAAGATCACTGCCGGGTCCGCAGTGCACCCCGGTACCGTGCTCGACTTGTCTCTGCGCGGCCTGCTGTTCGAAGTCGCCGATGACTGGCAGCCGACCAGCGGTACGGCGATCAGCGCGCTGCTCGAACTCGATGGCGAGTTGTGCTGCATCCAGATGGAAGGCGAGGTCGCGCACGTCGAAGGGAACCACGTCGGCATGCATTGCACCGCGATCGATCTGGACAGCGCCAGTCGTCTGCGACGGATGGTGGAACTGAACCTCGCCGACGAACAGCTGCTGGAACGCGATCTCGCCGAGCTGATCGCCGGTTAG
- a CDS encoding HlyC/CorC family transporter, giving the protein MNDLPLAVLFGVLCFLLLLSAFFSGSETALMTLNRYRLRHLAAAGHPGARLAERLLSKPDRLIGLILLGNNFVNILASSLATVIALRLGGEGAIAAAAGLLTLVVLVFSEVAPKTLAALHPERIAFPASWVYTPLLRVLFPLVWAVNLVANTVLRVLGAYPEDDAEGTALSREELRTVVNEAGAMIPKRHQKMLLNILDLEKVTVDDIMVPRNELDGIDLDNPLDVLLEQLEKLPYTRVLAYRGSIDRVAGFVHARRVMQAQLDGELTREVLEGLIREPYYIPKGTPLNRQLINFQRNRRRTALVVDEYGDVQGLVTMADLLEEIVGEFATDPSDAIADVQPQEDGSFLVDGSANLRELVRTMHWELPTDGPKTLNGLIVEHLESLPEPGTSLLIAGYPVEVVQTQDNAVKTARIRPQERRPGTADD; this is encoded by the coding sequence TTGAACGATCTACCCCTCGCCGTCCTGTTCGGCGTCCTGTGCTTCCTGCTCCTGCTGTCGGCCTTCTTCTCCGGTTCCGAGACCGCGCTGATGACGCTCAACCGTTACCGGCTGCGCCACCTCGCGGCGGCCGGGCATCCGGGAGCGAGACTCGCCGAGCGCCTGCTCAGCAAGCCCGACCGGTTGATCGGCCTGATCCTGCTCGGCAACAACTTCGTCAACATACTGGCGTCATCGCTGGCGACCGTGATCGCGCTGCGGCTTGGCGGCGAAGGCGCCATTGCAGCGGCTGCCGGCCTGCTGACCCTGGTCGTCCTGGTGTTCTCGGAGGTCGCCCCCAAGACCCTCGCGGCACTGCATCCGGAACGGATCGCGTTCCCGGCGTCCTGGGTCTACACGCCGCTGCTGCGCGTACTCTTCCCGCTGGTGTGGGCGGTCAATCTGGTGGCGAACACGGTACTGCGTGTGCTCGGCGCCTACCCGGAGGACGATGCCGAAGGGACTGCGCTGAGTCGCGAAGAACTGCGCACCGTCGTCAACGAGGCCGGCGCGATGATCCCCAAGCGCCACCAGAAGATGCTGCTCAACATCCTCGACCTGGAAAAGGTCACGGTCGACGACATCATGGTGCCGCGCAACGAACTGGACGGTATCGACCTCGACAACCCGCTCGACGTGCTGCTGGAACAACTGGAAAAGCTGCCGTACACCCGGGTGCTCGCGTACCGCGGCAGCATCGACCGGGTCGCCGGCTTCGTGCACGCACGCCGGGTCATGCAGGCCCAGCTCGACGGTGAATTGACGCGCGAGGTCCTCGAGGGGCTGATCCGCGAACCCTATTACATCCCGAAAGGCACGCCGCTGAACCGGCAGCTGATCAACTTCCAGCGCAACCGACGGCGGACCGCGCTGGTGGTCGATGAGTATGGCGACGTGCAGGGACTGGTGACCATGGCCGATCTGCTCGAGGAGATCGTCGGCGAGTTCGCGACCGATCCGTCGGATGCAATCGCCGACGTCCAGCCGCAGGAGGATGGCAGCTTCCTGGTCGATGGCAGCGCGAACCTGCGTGAACTCGTACGTACCATGCACTGGGAGTTGCCGACCGACGGCCCCAAGACACTCAACGGGCTGATCGTCGAGCACCTCGAGAGCCTGCCCGAACCCGGCACCTCGCTACTGATCGCCGGCTATCCGGTCGAGGTGGTGCAGACGCAGGACAACGCGGTCAAGACCGCGCGCATCCGCCCGCAGGAGCGCCGTCCAGGCACCGCCGACGATTGA
- a CDS encoding sigma-54-dependent Fis family transcriptional regulator produces MLVTSDPGSLDYLKNILQFIDCDTHVPESPEDLRRLVERFSDRPVAVFLSGQLPDQARSGYLGALNECTPRPALIQVQERSGDEMLVSGDVLGTLRLPCHFDAISALMHKAQVYSESQQQGEGPRRPLELFRSLSGNSRATRGINKMIEQVADTEATVLILGESGTGKEVVARKLHYHSKRRGRPFVPVNCGAIPGDLLESELFGHEKGAFTGAITARQGRFELAEGGTLFLDEIGDMSMHMQVKLLRVLQERTFERVGSNRTIHCNVRIVAATHRNLEQSIKDGTFREDLYYRLNVFPIDVPPLRERVEDIPVLVNDLIQRIEHEKRGSVRLTPAAVTALTHYRWPGNVRELANLIERLAILYPYGVVDVVDLPEKFRVGIPVSAPADIVDDEALPVISTHGDQPNTVSTMPRLPAEGIDLKVHLANMEQSLIRQALEEANGVVAHAAKKLKMRRTTLVEKLRKYGLQRGHELTGL; encoded by the coding sequence ATGCTCGTAACGTCGGACCCCGGTTCGCTCGATTACCTCAAAAACATCCTGCAGTTTATCGACTGTGACACGCATGTGCCTGAGTCGCCGGAGGATTTGCGTCGTCTGGTGGAACGCTTCAGTGACCGTCCGGTGGCCGTCTTTCTGAGTGGGCAGCTGCCGGATCAGGCGCGCAGCGGCTACCTGGGCGCGCTCAACGAATGCACGCCGCGGCCGGCCCTGATCCAGGTGCAGGAGCGTTCGGGCGACGAAATGCTGGTCAGCGGCGATGTCCTGGGTACGTTGCGGCTGCCTTGTCACTTCGACGCAATTTCGGCGCTCATGCACAAAGCGCAGGTCTACAGTGAATCGCAGCAGCAGGGCGAGGGGCCACGCCGGCCGCTGGAACTGTTCCGCAGCCTCTCGGGCAACAGCCGCGCGACCCGCGGTATCAATAAAATGATCGAGCAGGTCGCCGACACCGAGGCGACCGTGCTGATCCTCGGCGAATCCGGTACCGGCAAAGAGGTGGTGGCGCGCAAGCTGCACTACCACTCGAAACGTCGCGGTAGACCCTTCGTGCCGGTCAACTGCGGGGCGATTCCCGGGGACCTGTTGGAGAGCGAGTTGTTCGGCCACGAAAAGGGCGCGTTCACCGGTGCCATTACCGCGCGCCAGGGGCGGTTCGAACTGGCCGAGGGCGGCACCCTGTTCCTCGACGAGATCGGTGACATGAGCATGCACATGCAGGTCAAGCTGCTGCGCGTGCTGCAGGAACGGACCTTCGAGCGGGTCGGCAGCAACCGCACGATCCACTGCAACGTGCGCATCGTCGCCGCGACCCATCGCAACCTCGAGCAATCGATCAAGGACGGCACCTTCCGCGAGGACCTGTATTACCGCCTGAACGTGTTTCCGATCGACGTGCCGCCGTTGCGCGAGCGGGTCGAAGACATCCCGGTGCTGGTCAATGACCTGATCCAGCGCATCGAGCACGAGAAGCGCGGCTCGGTGCGCCTGACCCCGGCGGCGGTGACCGCGCTGACGCATTATCGCTGGCCGGGCAACGTGCGCGAGCTGGCGAACCTGATCGAACGCCTCGCGATCCTGTATCCCTACGGCGTGGTCGACGTGGTGGATCTGCCGGAAAAGTTTCGTGTCGGGATCCCGGTCTCGGCGCCGGCCGACATCGTCGACGACGAGGCCCTGCCGGTGATCAGTACCCACGGCGACCAACCGAACACGGTATCGACGATGCCGCGTCTGCCGGCCGAGGGAATCGATCTGAAGGTACACCTCGCGAACATGGAGCAGAGCCTTATCCGCCAGGCGCTCGAAGAGGCCAACGGCGTCGTCGCGCACGCCGCGAAAAAACTCAAGATGCGGCGTACGACGCTCGTCGAAAAACTGCGCAAATACGGTCTGCAGCGCGGCCATGAGCTGACGGGCCTTTGA
- a CDS encoding histidine kinase: MGELQRSAFKTPQELEHAFGVFNELSERLTDAYGRLETRVAALSQDLARSRRERLTERAEKEHLADQLGVLLEALPAAIVLVDARDRVDRFNPTAELLFPSLAWGRRWSEVKAEVVAAEPAPGDWRLRDGRRVSVSQRPLNDRGRILVVVDITDQRRLQERLERQDRLSAMGEMAAQLAHQVRTPLSSCVLYAGQLAKGSLSDLQRGQFSAKLLDSLRHTETLVRDMLAFSRGGSFTATPVLIEDALSTALVGLQPRLRQLEATVEIDLDATPRRLIAGNLDALAGAFSNLIDNALNHGGQGVGIRIRACGGSEELLLLQFDDDGPGIEPGVMPRIFDPFFTTRERGTGLGLAVVQAVVLEHGGAVRAAASPLGGARFEIQLPLLSDPRPAVSTSRKPS; this comes from the coding sequence ATGGGCGAATTGCAGAGATCCGCTTTCAAGACCCCTCAGGAGCTGGAGCACGCGTTCGGCGTGTTCAATGAACTGTCGGAGCGGCTGACCGACGCCTATGGCCGACTCGAGACCCGGGTTGCGGCGCTCAGTCAGGATCTGGCGCGCTCGCGGCGCGAACGGCTGACCGAACGGGCCGAAAAGGAACACCTTGCCGACCAGCTCGGCGTATTGCTCGAGGCGCTGCCGGCAGCGATCGTGCTGGTCGACGCGCGTGACCGCGTCGACCGATTCAACCCCACCGCCGAACTCCTGTTTCCAAGCCTGGCCTGGGGACGGCGCTGGAGCGAGGTCAAGGCCGAGGTCGTTGCCGCCGAGCCGGCGCCGGGCGACTGGCGACTGCGCGACGGGCGCCGGGTCAGCGTCTCGCAACGTCCGCTGAACGACCGCGGGCGCATCCTCGTCGTGGTCGACATCACCGACCAGCGCCGCCTGCAGGAACGTCTCGAACGCCAGGACCGCCTGAGTGCGATGGGCGAGATGGCGGCGCAGCTGGCGCATCAGGTGCGCACCCCGTTGTCGAGCTGCGTTTTGTACGCGGGACAGTTGGCGAAAGGCTCGCTCAGCGACCTGCAGCGTGGCCAGTTCAGCGCCAAGCTGCTCGACAGCCTGCGGCATACCGAGACCCTGGTGCGCGACATGCTCGCATTCAGCCGAGGCGGCAGTTTCACCGCGACCCCGGTCCTGATCGAAGACGCCTTGAGTACCGCGCTGGTCGGGTTGCAGCCGCGCCTGCGGCAGCTCGAAGCGACCGTCGAGATCGACCTGGACGCCACGCCCCGGCGGCTGATCGCCGGCAATCTGGATGCGCTCGCCGGCGCCTTCAGCAATCTGATCGACAACGCCCTCAACCATGGCGGCCAGGGGGTCGGTATCCGGATCCGGGCGTGCGGCGGTTCCGAAGAACTCCTGTTGCTGCAGTTCGACGACGATGGCCCCGGTATCGAACCCGGTGTGATGCCGCGCATCTTCGACCCCTTCTTCACCACCCGCGAACGGGGGACGGGGCTCGGTCTCGCGGTCGTCCAGGCGGTGGTACTGGAGCATGGCGGTGCCGTTCGGGCGGCCGCCTCGCCGCTCGGCGGCGCACGTTTCGAGATTCAGCTGCCGTTGCTGTCCGATCCGCGACCGGCAGTGTCAACATCGAGGAAGCCATCGTGA
- a CDS encoding sigma-54-dependent Fis family transcriptional regulator gives MNASRILVVEDDSALAQALTDTLMLSGYEVLTATDGEQALARLDRDPVDMVLTDVQMRPMDGRALLRNLRARFHELPVLIMTAYGTVEQAVEAMKLGAVDYLAKPFEVDDLLEKVERYLPQRYRDEGQMIAEDLRTRELVELAGRVAASDATVMIGGESGTGKEVLARFIHNRSARADGPFIAINCAAIPDNMLEAVLFGYEKGAFTGALRASAGKFEQAQGGTLLLDEISEMSLPLQAKLLRVLQEREVERLGGREVIQLDVRVLATSNRLLREEVAAGRFREDLFYRLNVFPLTLPPLRERPRDILPLANHLMRRHLRGGETLPVLEAEAQAGLLAHRWSGNVRELDNLMQRALILCDGERIRAADVHFEALDGEVPSAAPTATPASAAIDEAAKSRLTDDLRNVEEQMILDALRSGHGSRKQAAEILGISPRTLRYKLQKLREAGVMIPR, from the coding sequence ATGAATGCATCGCGCATCCTGGTCGTCGAGGACGACAGCGCCCTTGCGCAGGCGCTGACCGACACATTGATGTTGTCGGGCTACGAGGTACTGACGGCGACCGACGGTGAACAGGCGCTTGCGCGTCTCGATCGCGACCCGGTCGATATGGTGCTCACCGACGTCCAGATGCGGCCGATGGACGGCCGTGCGCTGTTGCGCAACCTGCGCGCGCGTTTCCACGAGTTGCCGGTGCTGATCATGACGGCCTACGGCACGGTCGAGCAGGCCGTGGAGGCGATGAAACTCGGCGCGGTCGATTATCTGGCCAAGCCGTTCGAGGTCGACGACCTGCTGGAGAAGGTCGAGCGCTATCTCCCGCAACGCTATCGTGACGAAGGGCAGATGATTGCCGAAGACCTGCGCACGCGCGAGCTGGTCGAACTGGCCGGGCGTGTGGCCGCCAGCGACGCGACGGTGATGATCGGGGGCGAGTCGGGCACCGGCAAAGAGGTGCTGGCGCGTTTCATCCACAACCGTTCGGCGCGTGCCGATGGCCCGTTCATCGCGATCAATTGTGCGGCGATCCCGGACAATATGCTCGAGGCGGTGCTGTTCGGCTACGAGAAGGGCGCCTTCACCGGCGCGCTGCGCGCCAGCGCCGGCAAGTTCGAACAGGCGCAAGGTGGCACGCTGCTGCTCGACGAGATCTCCGAGATGAGTCTGCCACTGCAGGCCAAACTGCTGCGGGTACTGCAGGAACGCGAGGTCGAGCGGCTCGGCGGACGCGAGGTGATCCAGCTCGACGTGCGCGTGCTGGCGACATCGAACCGCCTGCTGCGGGAAGAGGTGGCCGCCGGACGTTTCCGCGAAGACCTGTTCTACCGTCTGAACGTGTTTCCACTGACGCTGCCGCCGCTGCGCGAACGTCCGCGCGACATACTGCCACTGGCCAACCATCTCATGCGCCGCCACCTGCGGGGCGGTGAGACCTTGCCGGTGCTCGAGGCCGAGGCGCAGGCCGGCCTGTTGGCGCACCGCTGGTCGGGCAATGTGCGTGAACTCGACAACCTGATGCAGCGTGCGCTGATCCTGTGTGACGGTGAGCGTATCCGCGCGGCCGACGTGCATTTCGAGGCGCTCGATGGCGAGGTGCCGTCGGCGGCACCGACCGCAACGCCCGCCTCCGCGGCGATCGATGAAGCGGCCAAGAGCCGGCTGACCGACGATCTGCGCAATGTCGAGGAACAGATGATCCTGGATGCGCTGCGCAGCGGTCACGGCAGCCGTAAACAGGCCGCCGAGATCCTCGGCATCAGCCCTCGCACGCTGCGCTACAAGCTGCAGAAGCTGCGCGAGGCGGGGGTCATGATTCCGCGCTGA
- the fliE gene encoding flagellar hook-basal body complex protein FliE translates to MSTPEINQVLAQMRVARAQAMGVPAVEQPTQDNFGDLLKRSIDAVNETQQQANSLRTAFEQGEEGLDLAQVMIAVQKSSLSFQAMVEVRNKLVDAYKDVMNMPV, encoded by the coding sequence ATGAGCACACCGGAGATCAACCAAGTCCTCGCGCAGATGCGCGTAGCGCGCGCCCAGGCCATGGGGGTGCCGGCCGTCGAACAGCCGACCCAGGACAACTTCGGCGACCTCCTGAAACGGTCGATCGATGCAGTGAACGAGACGCAGCAGCAGGCCAATTCGCTGCGCACCGCGTTCGAGCAGGGCGAAGAGGGACTCGACCTGGCACAGGTGATGATTGCGGTACAGAAATCCAGCCTGTCGTTTCAGGCGATGGTCGAAGTCCGCAACAAGCTTGTCGACGCGTACAAGGACGTCATGAACATGCCGGTCTGA